One Betta splendens chromosome 16, fBetSpl5.4, whole genome shotgun sequence genomic window carries:
- the rxrbb gene encoding retinoic acid receptor RXR-beta-B isoform X1 encodes MSSQQPNSSASNSPTSIIGSPFSVISPTLNSPVISPSLGFGPVSNSQISSSASISGMHSINSSEDIKPPFGLRPMPPHSPGAMLSQKRMCVICGDRSSGKHYGVYSCEGCKGFFKRTVRKDLSYTCRDNKECLVDKRQRNRCQYCRYQKCLAMGMKREAVSVKFLSRRHKFNLSEAVQEERQRNREREGELDFNVGVNEEMPVEKILEAETAVEQKTELHSDMGNSPHDAVTNICQTADKQLFALVEWAKRIPHFSELPLDDQVILLRAGWNELLIASFSHRSIALKDGVLLASELQRDSAHGGGVGAIFDRESVQSAEVGAIFDRVLTELVNKMRDMQMDKTELGCLRAIVLFNPDAKGLSNTSEVELLREKVYASLEAYCKQRYPEQQGRFAKLLLRLPALRSIGLKCLEHLFFFKLIGDTPIDTFLMEMLEAPHQLS; translated from the exons ATGTCCTCACAGCAACCCAACAgttcagcctccaacagccccACCAGCATTATAGGTTCTCCTTTCTCAGTCATCAGTCCCACACTTAACTCCCCAGTGATTTCCCCTTCTCTGGGATTTGGACCCGTCAGCAACAGTCAG ATCTCTTCTTCGGCATCTATATCCGGGATGCACTCAATCAACAGCTCGGAGGACATCAAGCCTCCATTTGGTTTGAGGCCCATGCCACCTCACAGCCCTGGAGCAATGCTGTCTCAGAAACGCATGTGTGTCATCTGTGGCGACCGCTCTTCTG gtaAACATTATGGTGTATACAGCTGTGAGGGTTGCAAGGGTTTCTTTAAGCGAACCGTGCGCAAAGACCTGAGCTACACCTGCAGGGATAACAAAGAATGCCTAGTTGACAAACGCCAGCGCAATCGCTGCCAATACTGCCGCTACCAGAAGTGCCTGGCCATGGGCATGAAGAGGGAAG CTGTTTCTGTCAAGTTTTTGTCAAGACGGCATAAATTCAATCTTTCTGAAG CGGTCCAGGAGGAGCGCCAGAGGAACCGAGAGCGCGAGGGAGAGCTGGACTTCAATGTAGGAGTAAATGAGGAGATGCCTGTTGAGAAGATCTTGGAGGCAGAGACGGCAGTGGAGCAGAAGACTGAGCTTCATTCTGACATGGGCAACTCT CCCCATGATGCTGTTACCAACATCTGTCagactgcagacaaacagctgtttgcctTGGTGGAGTGGGCAAAGAGAATCCCTCATTTCTCTGAACTGCCTCTTGATGACCAAGTCATTCTTCTGCGTGCAG GGTGGAATGAGCTCCTCATTGCCTCCTTTTCCCATCGTTCCATTGCTTTGAAGGATGGAGTTCTCTTGGCCTCCGAGTTGCAGCGCGACAGTGCACATGGTGGAGGAGTGGGAGCCATTTTTGACCG GGAGAGTGTGCAGAGCGCAGAGGTCGGTGCCATATTTGACAG AGTCCTTACTGAGCTTGTCAACAAAATGAGAGATATGCAAATGGACAAAACAGAATTGGGATGCCTCCGAGCCATCGTCCTCTTCAATCCAG ATGCTAAAGGTCTCTCCAACACTAGTGAGGTGGAGCTCCTTAGGGAAAAGGTCTATGCATCATTGGAAGCCTATTGCAAACAGAGATACCCAGAGCAGCAAGGAAG GTTCGCCAAGCTCCTGCTTCGACTGCCAGCGCTGCGCTCTATTGGCTTAAAGTGCTTGGAGCATCTTTTCTTCTTCAAGTTGATCGGTGACACACCTATTGACACTTTCCTCATGGAAATGCTTGAAGCTCCCCATCAGTTGTCTTAG
- the rxrbb gene encoding retinoic acid receptor RXR-beta-B isoform X2, translating into MSSQQPNSSASNSPTSIIGSPFSVISPTLNSPVISPSLGFGPVSNSQISSSASISGMHSINSSEDIKPPFGLRPMPPHSPGAMLSQKRMCVICGDRSSGKHYGVYSCEGCKGFFKRTVRKDLSYTCRDNKECLVDKRQRNRCQYCRYQKCLAMGMKREAVQEERQRNREREGELDFNVGVNEEMPVEKILEAETAVEQKTELHSDMGNSPHDAVTNICQTADKQLFALVEWAKRIPHFSELPLDDQVILLRAGWNELLIASFSHRSIALKDGVLLASELQRDSAHGGGVGAIFDRESVQSAEVGAIFDRVLTELVNKMRDMQMDKTELGCLRAIVLFNPDAKGLSNTSEVELLREKVYASLEAYCKQRYPEQQGRFAKLLLRLPALRSIGLKCLEHLFFFKLIGDTPIDTFLMEMLEAPHQLS; encoded by the exons ATGTCCTCACAGCAACCCAACAgttcagcctccaacagccccACCAGCATTATAGGTTCTCCTTTCTCAGTCATCAGTCCCACACTTAACTCCCCAGTGATTTCCCCTTCTCTGGGATTTGGACCCGTCAGCAACAGTCAG ATCTCTTCTTCGGCATCTATATCCGGGATGCACTCAATCAACAGCTCGGAGGACATCAAGCCTCCATTTGGTTTGAGGCCCATGCCACCTCACAGCCCTGGAGCAATGCTGTCTCAGAAACGCATGTGTGTCATCTGTGGCGACCGCTCTTCTG gtaAACATTATGGTGTATACAGCTGTGAGGGTTGCAAGGGTTTCTTTAAGCGAACCGTGCGCAAAGACCTGAGCTACACCTGCAGGGATAACAAAGAATGCCTAGTTGACAAACGCCAGCGCAATCGCTGCCAATACTGCCGCTACCAGAAGTGCCTGGCCATGGGCATGAAGAGGGAAG CGGTCCAGGAGGAGCGCCAGAGGAACCGAGAGCGCGAGGGAGAGCTGGACTTCAATGTAGGAGTAAATGAGGAGATGCCTGTTGAGAAGATCTTGGAGGCAGAGACGGCAGTGGAGCAGAAGACTGAGCTTCATTCTGACATGGGCAACTCT CCCCATGATGCTGTTACCAACATCTGTCagactgcagacaaacagctgtttgcctTGGTGGAGTGGGCAAAGAGAATCCCTCATTTCTCTGAACTGCCTCTTGATGACCAAGTCATTCTTCTGCGTGCAG GGTGGAATGAGCTCCTCATTGCCTCCTTTTCCCATCGTTCCATTGCTTTGAAGGATGGAGTTCTCTTGGCCTCCGAGTTGCAGCGCGACAGTGCACATGGTGGAGGAGTGGGAGCCATTTTTGACCG GGAGAGTGTGCAGAGCGCAGAGGTCGGTGCCATATTTGACAG AGTCCTTACTGAGCTTGTCAACAAAATGAGAGATATGCAAATGGACAAAACAGAATTGGGATGCCTCCGAGCCATCGTCCTCTTCAATCCAG ATGCTAAAGGTCTCTCCAACACTAGTGAGGTGGAGCTCCTTAGGGAAAAGGTCTATGCATCATTGGAAGCCTATTGCAAACAGAGATACCCAGAGCAGCAAGGAAG GTTCGCCAAGCTCCTGCTTCGACTGCCAGCGCTGCGCTCTATTGGCTTAAAGTGCTTGGAGCATCTTTTCTTCTTCAAGTTGATCGGTGACACACCTATTGACACTTTCCTCATGGAAATGCTTGAAGCTCCCCATCAGTTGTCTTAG